The genomic interval AACACGGCCACCTTCGACGCCGGCACCCTCGACAACGCGAAGTACCAGAGCAGGTACGCCACCACCGACGTGAGCAGACCCAGGTAGACGATGGAGTACCGAGCCGCGGAGCTGGCCGCGAGCACCGCCTCCGGCTTCGCGAAGAACGGCGCCATCAGCATCATCATCAACGTGGAGGCCACCATGCTCCACGACGTCGCGCGAATCGGTCCGTGGATGGCGACGAACGGCTTGCCCTCCGTCGTGTACACCACCCACGACATCACCGCGCCCAGGATGAGCAGGTCTCCCATCAACGAGCCGCTCGCGTCCGCCAGCCCGCGCCCCAACAGCAACACCACCACGCCCGCGAACGCCGTGACGATGCCGCCCATCGCCCGGAACGAGGCCCGCTCATGCCCCCGCCCCAGGCTGAGCAGGTACACGCCCAGCGGCGTCAGCGCGTAGAGCAGCGCCGCGTGCGCCGCCGTCGACTGGGACAGGCCATAGAAGAAGAACACCTGGTTCACCGGCCCCGCCAGCAGGCCCAGCATCAGCACCCGCCCCCACTCGTTGCGCGGCGGAAGCCGGGGCCCGGGCAGGAAACACAGTAACAACATGAACACCGAGCCACTCAACACGAAACGCCACAGCACCACCGTGAGCGGCGCCAGCTCCGACATCGCGCGTTTGCCCGCCAGGTACGTTCCCGCGCTGATGAGGACCTGGAGCATGAGCCCGGCGTAGACAGGGCCCAATGACTGCGGAGAGGTGGACGTCAGGGGTCGAGCTGAAGGAGCGCCCATTGCGCGGCGGTACGTACCAATTCACTCGAATCGCCGCAGAGCTTTTCGAGCAACGATTTCGCATCCGCCTGCTTCGCCACACCCAACGCATACACGGCGTTGCGGCGCAGCCCGTCGTACCGTGCGCGCGCCAGCGCGGTGCCAGGTATTAGGTGCTCATACTGTTCCACTGTGAGTCCCGCGAGCTCGCGCACACCCAATTCCGCCACCGCTCGGGGCGCGAAGCGTGGGTGCTCCGCGAACACCGGCCGGCGGTTCAGCGGACACACCTGCTGGCAGATGTCGCAGCCGAAAATCAGGTTGTCGAACTTGAACCGGAACGCCTCCGGCACCTGCTGCTCACGGTTCTCGATGGTCTGGTAGGACAGGCATGCGCGCGCATCCACGCGGCCGTTGCCCACCAGCGCCCCCGTGGGACAGGACATGAGGCAGCGGCGGCACGCGCCGCACCGGTCCGCCGCCGGGCCGTTGCCGTAGTCGTCGACCTCGGCATCCACCACGAGCGTGGCCAGCAGCACCCACGAACCATAGGGCTCGGTGATGAAGCAGCCGTTCTTCCCCACGTAGCCGAGCCCCGCGCGCGCCGCCCACACCTTCTCCATCAGCGGGCCACTGTCCACGCCGCCGTAGCTGCCCAGCCCCGGGTACATCACGTTGAGCGCCTTGCGGAACGCCTTCATCCGGTCGCGCAGCGTGGAGTGGTAGTCGCGTCCCCGGGCATAGCGCGCGATGGGGGAGTCCACCGTCTCCGCGTCGTCGCGCCAGTAGTTGTTCGCGAAGGAGATGACCGTCTTCGCGCCCGGCAGCAGGAGCGAGACGTCCAGCCGCTCGGCGGCCCGCTCGCCCATCCAGTCCATGTCCGCCGCGTAGCCCGCCGCCACCCACTCCATCAGGAAGTCGGGCGGGATGGGCTCGGCGCGCGCGAACCCCACCAGGTCGAAGCCAACCGAGCTGGCGAGGTCACGCAGATGGGCGGTGGGCAGCACGTTCACGAGGCGCGTCCGACTACTTCGAGGGCTTCGCCGGAATCCACTTCACGTCCTCCACGCTCGCACGGTGGTTGACCACGCGTGCCAGGACGAAGAGCAGGTCGGAGAGCCTGTTGAGATAGACGACCACCGCCTTCGGAATCTTCCCTTCGCGCAGCAGCGGCACCGTGCGGCGCTCGGCGCGGCGGCAGACAGTGCGCGCCAGGTGCAGCGCGCTCGCGGCCTGCGTGCCTCCGGGCAGGATGAAGTGGGTCATCGGCGGCAGCTCCGCCTCGAAGCCGTCGATGGCGCGCTCCATGTCTTCCGCCCACTCGGCCTTCAGCTCGGGGATGTGCGCCGACGCCTTCGTGCCCTCGGGCGTGGCCAGCACCGCGCCCACCGTGAAGAGCTGGTCCTGGAGCCGGTGGAGCAGCGCGTCCACGTCCGGGGGCCCCTCAAAGCTCCGCACCAGGCCGAGGGTCGCGTTCAGCTCGTCCACCTCGCCATATGCGTCCACACGAACGTCGTCCTTCGCGACGCGTCCGCCACCGAACAGACCGGTCTCTCCGGCATCACCGCTCTTCGTGTAGATTTTCATGCCCCGGCTTCTAACGGTGCGTGGCGACTGGCGTCCATGAGAAGGCGCAGGTCTGCGACACCCGTGTGGGGGGCTGTACCAGTTTTACTCTGAGCGGCGCTCCTGCTTAGCGCTTTGAGTCGGACACCGGCTCAGTTACATGGGCCCCATGCAGCCCTATCTGTCCCTGCTCGACCACGTCCTGCACCATGGGGTGAAGAAGGGCGACCGTACCGGCACGGGGACGCTCAGCGTCTTCGGGCCCCAGCTCCGGTTCGACCTCACGCAAGGCTTCCCGCTCCTCACCACGAAGAAGGTGCACACGAAGTCCATCCTCCATGAGCTGCTGTGGATGCTCGCGGGGGATACCAACGTGCACACGCTCCAGGCCCAGGGCGTCACCATCTGGGACGAGTGGGCCAACGCCGACGGCAGCCTCGGCCCCGTGTACGGGCACCAGTGGCGCTCGTGGACGGCGCCCAACGGTGAGCACATCGACCAGATGAAGGCGCTGGTGGAGGGGCTGAAGAAGAACCCCGACTCGCGCCGCCACATCATCAGCGCGTGGAACGTGGCGGACCTGCCGTCCATGAAGCTGCCGCCCTGCCACGTCCTCTTCCAGTTCTACGTGGCCAACGGGCGGCTGTCCTGCCAGCTCTATCAGCGCAGCGCGGACCTCTTCCTGGGGCTGCCCTTCAACATCGCCTCCTACTCGCTGCTGACGATGATGGTGGCGCAGGTGACGGGCCTGCAGGCGCACGAGTTCATCCACACCGTGGGCGACGCGCACCTGTACCTGAACCACGTCGAGCAGGCGAAGACGCAGCTGTCGCGCGAACCGCGCCCCCTGCCTCGCATACACATCAACCCCGAGGTGACGGACCTCTTCGCCTTCAAGTACGAGGACTTCACGCTCGAAGGCTACGACCCGCACCCCGCCATCAAGGCGCCCGTGGCCGTATGAAACTGTCCGCCATCGTCGCCATGGCGGCGAACCGTGTCATCGGCGCGGGCAACCAGCTCCCGTGGCGGCTGCCCGCGGACCTCGCGCGCTTCAAGCGCATCACCATGGGCCACACCCTGGTGATGGGGCGCAAGACGTACGAGTCCATCGGCCGCCCGCTGCCGGGCCGCACCTTCATCGTCGTCACCCGCCAGCGTGACTTCGCGCCCCCGGGCGTCCAGGTGGCGCACTCCGTGGACGAAGCGCTCTCCCTGGCAAAGGCCAGTGGCGACTCGGAGGTCTTCATCGCCGGAGGCGCGGACCTCTACGCCCAGACGATGGACCGCGTGCAGCGCATCTACCTCACGCACATCGCCCGGAACTTCCCTGGCGACACCTGGTTCCCCGACGTGGACCTGTCCGGTTGGACATGCGTCGAAGAGCAAGCACATCCCGACGCCGAGCCACCCCACACCTTCCTCACCTACGAGCGCTGACGCCCTCTTCGCCCGGCGGCGTCTACATGCATGCCCGGGCGAGGGCGCGCGCCCACATTCCTTCCTTCAAACGTTAAGCGCACAATCCAGACCTCACCCGTCAGTCCCATGGAGTTCCGGATGCACAAGACGTGGATGCGAGGACTTGGATTGGTTGCGGCGGTGGTGATGATGGCCTGTGGCGGCCCCGTGGAAGAGGCTCCCGTGGACGAAACGGGCAGCGCCGCGCAGGAGCTGCGCCGGTGTGACCTGCAGGGGCGCTGTGCCGCCAACGAGGTCTGCGTGGGCGGCCCCGATGGCATCTGCTACCCGTGCAACCGCTACCCGCAGTACTGCGAAATCATCATCGAGAACTAGCGCGAAGGTGAAGCACGAGGCGCCCGGCCATCCATCCGGCCGGGGGCCTCCCATCCCGCCGCGTGGCACCTCCTGACGCCATGCACACTTCCACGGGATGCAGACCACCCTCCTCTCTCGTCCCATCGACGTGCCGTGGCGGACCGCGGCCCTTTCCAGCGCCGCCGTGCTCACGGCTTCCAACGTGGCCGCGCTCGTGGCCAGCCTCCGGCTTGCTCCCTTGCTGCGTCACCGGCTCAGGCCCCGGCCCCGCGCCCTGCCCGCACTGGCCGTTGGAGCCACCGCGCTGGGAGCGCTCGCCATCGGCGCGCTCAGCATCGGCACCCTGGCCATCCGAGCGCTGACCATTGGCAAGCTGCGGGGTGATGACTGGCAGGTGGATTCACTCCGCGTCGGCTCGCTCCAGGTCGTCGAGACGATTGGACCCACGGGCAGTTCTGGTGTGGGCGCGACCTGAGTTCGGCAGATTTTGAAGTTGCTTCGCAAGATTGAAAGGCCACCACCCCACTGGTAGAGGGGTGGCATGACTCGCGCCGCCTCGCTGCTGCTGTTCCTCCTGCTTGCCTTGCCTATCGCGTCCCGCGCGGACGACGGCGCCTCCGAGGAACGCACGTGGCACCGGCTCATCGGCATCCTCCAGTACCTGGAGGCGGACTATCCGCTCGCCATCGAGTCGCAGTCCGCGTTCGAGCTGGCGGAGCAGAAGAGCTTCGCGGCGGAGGCGGTGGACGCGGCGCGCGGCCTGGGCCCCGCGGCAGCGGCCTTCCTGCCGCGCGTGCAGGACATCCAGGCCCGCGTGGACAAGGGCGAGGACCCTGACGGCGTCAGCCGCGACTGCGGTGAGCTGGTGGAGAACCTCGTCACCGCCGGAGGGTTGGCCCGCAGCCCACGCCGCCCGCCGGACCTGGCGCTGGGCCAGTCGCTGTTCGCCACCAACTGCGCCGCGTGCCATGGCGCCGACGGCAGCGCGAACGTGGCCATCGCCGCCAACATGGAGCCGGCGCCCGCCAACTTCCAGGACGCGGAGCTGATGGAAGGCCTCACGCCGTACAAGGCCTTCAACACCACCAGCTTCGGCGTGCCCGGCACCGCGATGCCGGCCTACCCCACCCTGTCCGAGGAGGAGCGCTGGTCGCTGGCCTTCTACGTCTTCACCATGCGCCTGCCCGAGTGCGAGGGCACGCCGCCGCGCGTCTCCCTGGAGCGGCTGGCCAACGCCACCGACGCGGATCTGGTGAAGGAGTTCGGTCAGGAGAACCTCGCCTGTCTGCGCCGGAAGATGCTGGACGCGGACGAGGAGCGCTCGCTGCTCGCCGCCCGGGAGAACGTGCAGCAGGCCATGCGCCTGGGCGCCGCAGGTGACATCGCGGGCGCGAAGGCGGCCCTGCTGGACGGCTACCTCAACGGCGTGGAGCCGGTGGAGCCCAAGCTCAGCGCGCGCGACTCGGCGCTGACGCTGAAAATCGAGCAGGGCTTCCTCAAGGCCCGGATGGCGGCGGAGCGCGGCAGCCCGCACCTTCAAGACGAGGGCCGGGAGCTGCTGGCCCTGCTGGACCAGGCGCGGCGTGACTCGGGCACCACCGCGAGCCTGCTGTCCACGATGTGGCTGACGCTGCTCATCCTGCTGCGCGAGGGCTTCGAGGCGACCATCATCGTCGCGGCGCTGCTGGCCGCGCTGCGAAAGATGAAGGCCACCGAGCACGCCCGCGTGGTGCATTTCGGATGGATTTCCGCGCTCATCGTCGGAGCGCTGTCCTACGTGCTCGGCCGCCACCTGCTGGCCGGCGCCCAGCGCGAGTGGATGGAAGGCATCGCCGCGCTCGCGGCGGTGGGCATGCTTGTGTACGCGGCGCTGTGGCTCAACGCCCGCTCCAACATCAGCCAGTTCATGGGCGAGCTGCGCGAGAAGATGCAGGGCGCGCTGGGCCGAGGCAGCATGCTGGGCCTGTTCCTCATCGCCTTCACCGCCGTTCTGCGTGAGAGCTTCGAGACGGCCATCTTCCTCCAGGGGCTCGCGCTGGACTCGCCACAGGGCGTGGCCTGGGGCGCGCTCGCGGGCGCGGTGGCCATGGTGGTGATGGTCCTCTTCATCAACCGGCTGGGGTACCGCCTGCCGATGAAGACGCTCTTCAACGCGTCCACCGTCATCCTGGTCCTCACCGCCGTGATGCTGCTGGGCAAGGGCCTCCACTCGCTGCAGGAAGTCGGCGCGCTGCCGCTCGCGCCCGTGCCCTTCATCACCGTGGACATGCTGGGCATCTATCCGGACGCGCTCTCGCTCGCTCCCCAGCTCCTGCTGGGCGGCATCCCGCTGGCCATCGTGCTGCTGCGCCGCAAGGGCCGCCCCCAGCCTGTTTCCGAGGCCTCCGCTGGTTAGGGCGACGCGCGCCCGTCGTTGCGGTAGCGTGTCCCAGGTGAAGGTTTCACGAGCCCACTCCATCGGGTTGGCCATGCTGGTCCTCTCGGGCCAGAACGCCGCTTGGGCGCAGGAGCTCCCCGCGAGCGAACCCGCCCGGGCACCCGCCTCCGAGCTGACGCCGCCGCCCCTGGTTCCAGCCCCGGGCGGCTGGGACGCGCCGACACGCCACGACGAAGACGCCGGGGACGACTCCCGCACGAGCCAGGAGACGGAGGGCACGACCTCCGTCAATGAACAGGCCCTTCCTGGCAAGGCCCGCGCCCGCGCCACGGACCCCGTGCCACGGGTGGCGGTGGAGTTCCTGGGTGGCGCCGGTGGCGGCATCATCGCGGGCTCCCTGGGCCTCATCACGGGCTTCTTCGTGGGTGCGTCCACGGTGGGCTGCGACGAGTGCGGCATCGTCGCGAGCGTCGGTGGATTGACGGGTGTCGTGGTGGGAATCCCGGCCGGGACATGGCTGGGTGGAAAGCTCATGGGCGGCCGGGGCACCTTCCTCGCCACCGCGGGCGGCAGCCTCATCGGCTGGGGCGGCGCGCTGGTCGGCTCCGCCCTGCTGGGCATCGGAGACAACGAACCCGG from Myxococcus xanthus carries:
- a CDS encoding DMT family transporter, with the translated sequence MGAPSARPLTSTSPQSLGPVYAGLMLQVLISAGTYLAGKRAMSELAPLTVVLWRFVLSGSVFMLLLCFLPGPRLPPRNEWGRVLMLGLLAGPVNQVFFFYGLSQSTAAHAALLYALTPLGVYLLSLGRGHERASFRAMGGIVTAFAGVVVLLLGRGLADASGSLMGDLLILGAVMSWVVYTTEGKPFVAIHGPIRATSWSMVASTLMMMLMAPFFAKPEAVLAASSAARYSIVYLGLLTSVVAYLLWYFALSRVPASKVAVFSNLQPAATALAAWVILDEALHWEIAVGGVLVLLGVRLTQAAHVRPPAVAPAAPERPPVSSSVG
- the queG gene encoding tRNA epoxyqueuosine(34) reductase QueG — encoded protein: MNVLPTAHLRDLASSVGFDLVGFARAEPIPPDFLMEWVAAGYAADMDWMGERAAERLDVSLLLPGAKTVISFANNYWRDDAETVDSPIARYARGRDYHSTLRDRMKAFRKALNVMYPGLGSYGGVDSGPLMEKVWAARAGLGYVGKNGCFITEPYGSWVLLATLVVDAEVDDYGNGPAADRCGACRRCLMSCPTGALVGNGRVDARACLSYQTIENREQQVPEAFRFKFDNLIFGCDICQQVCPLNRRPVFAEHPRFAPRAVAELGVRELAGLTVEQYEHLIPGTALARARYDGLRRNAVYALGVAKQADAKSLLEKLCGDSSELVRTAAQWALLQLDP
- a CDS encoding cob(I)yrinic acid a,c-diamide adenosyltransferase; the encoded protein is MKIYTKSGDAGETGLFGGGRVAKDDVRVDAYGEVDELNATLGLVRSFEGPPDVDALLHRLQDQLFTVGAVLATPEGTKASAHIPELKAEWAEDMERAIDGFEAELPPMTHFILPGGTQAASALHLARTVCRRAERRTVPLLREGKIPKAVVVYLNRLSDLLFVLARVVNHRASVEDVKWIPAKPSK
- a CDS encoding thymidylate synthase, which encodes MQPYLSLLDHVLHHGVKKGDRTGTGTLSVFGPQLRFDLTQGFPLLTTKKVHTKSILHELLWMLAGDTNVHTLQAQGVTIWDEWANADGSLGPVYGHQWRSWTAPNGEHIDQMKALVEGLKKNPDSRRHIISAWNVADLPSMKLPPCHVLFQFYVANGRLSCQLYQRSADLFLGLPFNIASYSLLTMMVAQVTGLQAHEFIHTVGDAHLYLNHVEQAKTQLSREPRPLPRIHINPEVTDLFAFKYEDFTLEGYDPHPAIKAPVAV
- a CDS encoding dihydrofolate reductase, whose product is MKLSAIVAMAANRVIGAGNQLPWRLPADLARFKRITMGHTLVMGRKTYESIGRPLPGRTFIVVTRQRDFAPPGVQVAHSVDEALSLAKASGDSEVFIAGGADLYAQTMDRVQRIYLTHIARNFPGDTWFPDVDLSGWTCVEEQAHPDAEPPHTFLTYER
- a CDS encoding cytochrome c/FTR1 family iron permease, which codes for MTRAASLLLFLLLALPIASRADDGASEERTWHRLIGILQYLEADYPLAIESQSAFELAEQKSFAAEAVDAARGLGPAAAAFLPRVQDIQARVDKGEDPDGVSRDCGELVENLVTAGGLARSPRRPPDLALGQSLFATNCAACHGADGSANVAIAANMEPAPANFQDAELMEGLTPYKAFNTTSFGVPGTAMPAYPTLSEEERWSLAFYVFTMRLPECEGTPPRVSLERLANATDADLVKEFGQENLACLRRKMLDADEERSLLAARENVQQAMRLGAAGDIAGAKAALLDGYLNGVEPVEPKLSARDSALTLKIEQGFLKARMAAERGSPHLQDEGRELLALLDQARRDSGTTASLLSTMWLTLLILLREGFEATIIVAALLAALRKMKATEHARVVHFGWISALIVGALSYVLGRHLLAGAQREWMEGIAALAAVGMLVYAALWLNARSNISQFMGELREKMQGALGRGSMLGLFLIAFTAVLRESFETAIFLQGLALDSPQGVAWGALAGAVAMVVMVLFINRLGYRLPMKTLFNASTVILVLTAVMLLGKGLHSLQEVGALPLAPVPFITVDMLGIYPDALSLAPQLLLGGIPLAIVLLRRKGRPQPVSEASAG
- a CDS encoding GlsB/YeaQ/YmgE family stress response membrane protein, with the protein product MKVSRAHSIGLAMLVLSGQNAAWAQELPASEPARAPASELTPPPLVPAPGGWDAPTRHDEDAGDDSRTSQETEGTTSVNEQALPGKARARATDPVPRVAVEFLGGAGGGIIAGSLGLITGFFVGASTVGCDECGIVASVGGLTGVVVGIPAGTWLGGKLMGGRGTFLATAGGSLIGWGGALVGSALLGIGDNEPGGAVFLLLLPVVGAVAGYELSSPGEEHPTLTRKAPSTFQVVPVAGMGERGPRLGLAGSF